CGATCCGCATGCACCGCCCGGAAACAGCCGAAGGTCGCCCGGTTGCTTATGACCGGCCGTCCTTTGCACCTCCCCCTTTTGCCGATCCGGACCTGACGGAGGCTGCTGCCTGTCTCGCGGACCGGCGTGGTGTTACGCAGGAGGCCCAGGCGGATTTTGCCGTCACCTCGCACCGCAAGGCCGATGCCGCGATGCCGGCAATTGGCAAAAGATTGGTTCGCCCGGACGCTGCGGCGCCGGAAAGGGACGGGTTCACGAGACCGTTGACCCGAAAGACCGTTCTGCGTGCGCCGGTTCTAGCCGGAGACGCGGACACGGGCCTGAATGCGGCCACCATTGCCTGCGAGGCGGATGGTGCTGCCGCGGTGTTGATCCTCTCGGCGGCAGCCTGGGCAAAAAGAGGTGGCGGACCGTGCCTGAACATCCGGCAGGGTGTCAGCATTGGCGGCGACCCGGCAGATCCCGCCCTTGTCCCGATAAAGGCTGCGCGTAACCTGCTCCATGACCAGGGCGTGCCGGTCGGGCAGTTGTCCGCAGTGGAGCTCATGGAAGCCTATGCAGTGCAGGCCCAGGTCACCATGGCGGAACTCGAGCTTGATCCCGCGCGTGTGAACAGGCTTGGAGGTGCACTTGCCAGGGGGCATCCGATCGGGGCGTCCGGTGCCATTCTGGTCGTTCAGCTGTTTCAGGCTCTGGGAAGTCAGGAGTCCGCTGCGGAAAGCGATGAAAGGCTTGGACTGGCGCTGATTGCGGCCGCCGGGGGATTGGGCACCGCAATGCTGTTCGAACGCACTGTGAGCAAAGGTGGATAACTATTAAGCGATTGAAAAATAGCACCTTTCCTCGTGAGATGAAGTTTTTTTCGCTTTTTTTGATTTTTTTCGATTTGCCCTGTTGACGGGTGTGGTTGGTGTGCGTATAACCCGCTCCATCGACGGCGGCAACGTCGCTGGCGACAGGGTTTTGTGACCTTAATTCCAGAAAATTGGTCTGAGGGGCCGGGCTTTGAGGGTTCGGTAACTGGCTGGTTTTGCTTCTGGGTCTGGTTACGGCTTGCGAGGGTTTCCATCCTCTGTTCTTTGACAATTTGGTTATGAAGGAAGGGAAGCGTAGGCGGCGTTGGCCTTGCGATCCTCGGCGAGAGTTGAGGGTTTTAAGGAGTTACGCAGGTACGCTGATCTTTCAAACAAGGAAGCCGATTGGGTCTGATTGACTTTGGTTGATTGGATTTAATTGAGCTCTTGTTAATTCAGTGGCTTTTCGCAGAGATGCGGAGAGTTGCTTTGAGTGCTTTATAGCGATTGATTTAGTTGCCTGTGATTGAACTTTTATTCAACCTGAGAGTTTGATCCTGGCTCAGAACGAACGCTGGCGGCAGGCTTAACACATGCAAGTCGAACGATCCCTTCGGGGATAGTGGCAGACGGGTGAGTAACGCGTGGGAACCTACCTTTAGGTACGGAACAACAGTTGGAAACGACTGCTAATACCGTATGTGCCCTATGGGGGAAAGATTTATCGCCTAAGGATGGGCCCGCGTTGGATTAGCTAGTTGGTGGGGTAATGGCCTACCAAGGCGACGATCCATAGCTGGTCTGAGAGGATGATCAGCCACACTGGGACTGAGACACGGCCCAGACTCCTACGGGAGGCAGCAGTGGGGAATATTGGACAATGGGGGCAACCCTGATCCAGCCATGCCGCGTGAGTGATGAAGGCCCTAGGGTTGTAAAGCTCTTTCAGCGAGGAGGATAATGACGTTACTCGCAGAAGAAGCCCCGGCTAACTTCGTGCCAGCAGCCGCGGTAATACGAAGGGGGCTAGCGTTGTTCGGAATCACTGGGCGTAAAGCGCACGTAGGCGGATTGATAAGTTAGGGGTGAAATCCCGGGGCTCAACCTCGGAACTGCCTTTGATACTGTCAGTCTTGAGTCCGAGAGAGGTGAGTGGAACTCCGAGTGTAGAGGTGAAATTCGTAGATATTCGGAAGAACACCAGTGGCGAAGGCGGCTCACTGGCTCGGTACTGACGCTGAGGTGCGAAAGCGTGGGGAGCAAACAGGATTAGATACCCTGGTAGTCCACGCCGTAAACGATGGAAGCTAGCCGTCAGGTAGCATGCTATTTGGTGGCGCAGCTAACGCATTAAGCTTCCCGCCTGGGGAGTACGGTCGCAAGATTAAAACTCAAAGGAATTGACGGGGGCCCGCACAAGCGGTGGAGCATGTGGTTTAATTCGAAGCAACGCGCAGAACCTTACCAGCCCTTGACATTTGGTGCTACATCGGGAGACCGATGGTTCCCTTCGGGGACGCCAGGACAGGTGCTGCATGGCTGTCGTCAGCTCGTGTCGTGAGATGTTGGGTTAAGTCCCGCAACGAGCGCAACCCTCGCCCTTAGTTGCCAGCATTCAGTTGGGCACTCTAGGGGGACTGCCGGTGATAAGCCGAGAGGAAGGTGGGGATGACGTCAAGTCCTCATGGCCCTTACGGGCTGGGCTACACACGTGCTACAATGGCGGTGACAGTGGGCAGCGAACTCGCGAGAGGGAGCTAATCTCCAAAAGCCGTCTCAGTTCGGATTGTTCTCTGCAACTCGAGAGCATGAAGTTGGAATCGCTAGTAATCGCGTAACAGCATGACGCGGTGAATACGTTCCCGGGCCTTGTACACACCGCCCGTCACACCATGGGAGTTGGGTTTACCCGAAGGCAGTGCGCTAACCGCAAGGGGGCAGCTGACCACGGTAGGCTCAGCGACTGGGGTGAAGTCGTAACAAGGTAGCCCTAGGGGAACCTGGGGCTGGATCACCTCCTTTCTAAGGATGACCATTCTGGACAAGCTTCGGCTTTTCCAATCCGGTCTCTTCAGAACATAGACCCGTCTAGATCAGGACGAGGTCGCTTAAAACGAGCGGGTTAACGCCGTCTTCGTTTCTCTTTCTTCAAAAGACAAGTTAAGTGGTAACACCACTTGAGCGGGGCCTTTGGGCGCCGTGTTCAGGAATGGGCCGGTAGCTCAGGTGGTTAGAGCGCACGCCTGATAAGCGTGAGGTCGGAGGTTCAAGTCCTCCTCGGCCCACCAAATCTTTATCCAAACATGGGGCCATAGCTCAGTTGGGAGAGCGCGTGCTTTGCAAGCATGAGGTCGTCGGTTCGATCCCGTCTGGCTCCACCATTATTCTGGCGCTACCGCGCTTCGCGCTGCTTGAGCGCGTTTGCTGTTCCCCTTCGGGGTTGAGCGGTGAGGAACTTGTCTTTGAAGAAGAAACCGTTTTGCGGTGATCGTATGGATCATCGCCTGTTCTTGACATCGTTGAAGAGAAGATTTTTTTGACCTCCGGGGATTAGTTCCTGGGGTTCTACGATCAAGTAGTGAGCCAGCGTGACCGCATGGCTGTCAGAGAAATCTCGTGAAACTGGTCTTAATTAATCAATGATCGGTTTGCGTCGGTTCTGATTGATATCTGGGTTTTAAAAGGGGCTCAGGTTGATTTTGGGGTTTACGTGAACGGTTTGCGTTTTTGTTCTGAGGGTTTTGGGTGTTAACGCGCTCAAGTAGCTCAAAGAGCGATAGCGCAAGCAAAGATGATCTTTTTGCGCCTTTGGCGCGAAAAAGATGAACATTGATAATGAGAGTGATCAAGTGTCTTAAGGGCATTCGGTGGATGCCTTGGCGACAAGAGGCGATGAAGGACGTGATACGCTGCGATAAGTCATGGGGAGCTGCGAATAAGCTTTGATCCGTGAATTTCCGAATGGGGCAACCCACTCCGTATGGAGTACCCGCAAGGGAGCAAACCCGGGGAACTGAAACATCTAAGTACCCGGAGGAAAGGACATCAACCGAGACTCCGCTAGTAGTGGCGAGCGAACGCGGACCAGGCCAGTGCCTTGATTTGACTAACTGGAACCGTCTGGAAAGTCGGGCCTTAGTGGGTGATAGCCCCGTACAGGTGTTGTTGAATTGAGGACTTGAGTAGGGCGGGACACGTGAAATCCTGTCTGAACATGGGGGGACCACCCTCCAAGCCTAAGTACTCCTTGTCGACCGATAGCGAACAAGTACCGTGAGGGAAAGGTGAAAAGTACCCCGACGAGGGGAGTGAAACAGTTCCTGAAACCGGATGCCTACAAACAGTTGGAGGGCGCAAGCCTGACAGCGTACCTTTTGTATAATGGGTCAGCGACTTAATTTAACGAGCAAGCTTAAGCCGATAGGTGTAGGCGCAGCGAAAGCGAGTCTGAATAGGGCGCTTAGTTCGTTGGATTAGACCCGAAACCGAGTGATCTAGCCATGGCCAGGTTGAAGGTGCGGTAACACGCACTGGAGGACCGAACCCACGCCTGTTGAAAAAGTCGGGGATGAGCTGTGGCTAGGGGTGAAAGGCCAATCAAACTCGGAAATAGCTGGTTCTCCGCGAAATCTATTTAGGTAGAGCGTCGGATGAATACTCTCGGGGGTAGAGCACTGGATGGGCTATGGGGGCTTACCGCCTTACTGATCCTAACCAAACTCCGAATACCGAGAAGTACTATCCGGCAGACACACAGTGGGTGCTAACGTCCATTGTGGAGAGGGAAACAACCCTGACCGCCAGTTAAGGTCCCTAAGTTATGGCTAAGTGGGAAAGGATGTAGAACTCCCAAAACAACCAGGATGTTGGCTTAGAAGCAGCCATCATTTAAAGAAA
This genomic interval from Labrenzia sp. VG12 contains the following:
- a CDS encoding thiolase family protein — protein: MSPDKRPVRRAVIVAARRTAVCPRGGALAHLQADELAAPVLRQLLADADLAPDAIDQVLLGNALYGGGNPARLAALRAGLPASVPAMTIDTQCCSGLDAILQGARMIESGAAECVLAGGAESFSRAPIRMHRPETAEGRPVAYDRPSFAPPPFADPDLTEAAACLADRRGVTQEAQADFAVTSHRKADAAMPAIGKRLVRPDAAAPERDGFTRPLTRKTVLRAPVLAGDADTGLNAATIACEADGAAAVLILSAAAWAKRGGGPCLNIRQGVSIGGDPADPALVPIKAARNLLHDQGVPVGQLSAVELMEAYAVQAQVTMAELELDPARVNRLGGALARGHPIGASGAILVVQLFQALGSQESAAESDERLGLALIAAAGGLGTAMLFERTVSKGG